One genomic segment of Dehalogenimonas alkenigignens includes these proteins:
- a CDS encoding type Z 30S ribosomal protein S14 translates to MAKTSKIVKSKRTPKFAVQQHNRCLKCGRPRGYIRQFGLCRICFRELALQGQIPGVRKSSW, encoded by the coding sequence ATGGCTAAGACATCCAAAATCGTCAAATCAAAACGCACGCCGAAATTCGCGGTGCAACAGCACAACCGCTGCCTGAAATGCGGGCGGCCGCGCGGTTATATCCGGCAGTTCGGCCTTTGCCGCATTTGCTTCAGGGAGCTTGCCCTTCAGGGGCAGATCCCGGGAGTCAGGAAATCGAGCTGGTAA
- the rplE gene encoding 50S ribosomal protein L5, whose amino-acid sequence MGGLKEKYVKEAVPRLKEAYGYANVMEIPRLTKVVLNVGVGKEASSNPKAVETAQADLATIAGQHPVVTRSKHSIANFKLRAGMPVGLKVTLRGQRMYNFLDKLISVVLPRLRDFQGVPADAFDGRGSYALGLKEQTVFPEIDFSKVDKMRGLEICIVTSAKTDAESRTLLEGIGMPFAKE is encoded by the coding sequence ATGGGCGGACTCAAAGAAAAATACGTCAAAGAAGCGGTGCCGCGGCTCAAAGAGGCCTACGGCTACGCCAATGTTATGGAGATACCCCGCCTGACTAAAGTGGTGTTAAACGTCGGAGTGGGCAAAGAAGCCTCCAGCAATCCTAAAGCCGTGGAAACCGCTCAGGCTGACCTGGCGACTATCGCCGGACAGCATCCGGTAGTCACCCGCAGCAAGCACTCTATTGCCAACTTCAAACTCAGGGCGGGAATGCCTGTCGGGCTCAAGGTTACGCTTAGAGGCCAGCGGATGTATAACTTCCTCGACAAGCTGATCAGCGTCGTCCTGCCCCGGCTCCGCGATTTTCAGGGCGTGCCGGCTGACGCCTTCGACGGACGCGGCTCTTACGCTTTGGGCCTAAAAGAGCAAACAGTCTTCCCAGAGATTGATTTTTCCAAGGTCGACAAAATGCGCGGACTCGAGATTTGCATCGTGACCAGCGCTAAAACTGACGCTGAGAGCCGGACCCTGTTAGAAGGTATCGGCATGCCGTTTGCCAAGGAGTAG
- the rplX gene encoding 50S ribosomal protein L24 — protein sequence MKIKKDDNVLVISGKDRGKSGKVRMVYTASARVLVDGVNMTKKHSKARGAVRQAGIIERESPVHASNVMLLCAKCGKPARLGSKALADGKRVRVCKSCGEVID from the coding sequence ATGAAGATAAAGAAAGACGACAATGTGCTGGTTATCTCCGGCAAGGACCGGGGTAAAAGCGGCAAGGTAAGAATGGTCTACACCGCCAGCGCCCGGGTGCTGGTTGACGGCGTCAATATGACCAAAAAGCATTCCAAGGCGCGCGGCGCGGTGCGCCAGGCCGGGATTATCGAACGAGAGTCGCCGGTCCATGCCAGCAATGTGATGCTGCTCTGTGCCAAGTGCGGCAAACCTGCCCGATTGGGCAGCAAGGCGTTAGCTGACGGCAAACGGGTACGCGTCTGTAAATCATGCGGCGAGGTAATCGACTAG
- the rplN gene encoding 50S ribosomal protein L14: MIQAYTRLKVADNTGAKSIMCVNVLGGSRKLRGRIGDVIVASVKRAAPDSAVKEGSVVKAVIVRQVSPLRRADGSYIKFDENAAVLLNDKNEPRGTRIFGPVARELRDKKFLKILSLAPEVL, translated from the coding sequence ATGATACAGGCTTATACTCGTCTCAAGGTGGCCGATAATACCGGCGCCAAATCCATCATGTGCGTCAATGTTCTGGGCGGCAGCCGTAAGCTGCGGGGTCGCATCGGTGATGTGATCGTCGCTTCGGTTAAGCGCGCTGCGCCGGACTCAGCGGTTAAAGAGGGCAGCGTGGTTAAGGCGGTGATCGTCAGGCAGGTTTCACCGCTGCGCCGGGCTGACGGCTCCTACATCAAATTTGATGAAAATGCCGCTGTCCTGCTGAATGATAAGAATGAACCCCGGGGCACGCGTATTTTCGGTCCGGTGGCGCGCGAACTGCGCGATAAAAAATTCCTGAAAATCCTGTCGCTGGCTCCTGAGGTTCTTTAG
- the rpsQ gene encoding 30S ribosomal protein S17, with product MEKVKSSKTMIGRVVSDKPSKTVVVAVESRREHPIYKKSYKVVKKYQVHDENGAAHYGDIVEMIPTRPLSRTKNFRLLRVVTKGEVAESAELKEIT from the coding sequence ATGGAAAAAGTAAAATCATCAAAAACGATGATCGGACGCGTGGTGTCCGATAAACCCAGCAAGACGGTAGTGGTGGCGGTAGAAAGCCGGCGCGAGCATCCTATTTATAAAAAGTCTTACAAGGTGGTCAAGAAATATCAGGTTCACGATGAAAACGGCGCCGCCCATTACGGCGATATCGTTGAAATGATTCCCACCCGGCCGTTATCACGCACCAAGAATTTCCGCCTGCTTCGGGTCGTTACCAAGGGCGAGGTGGCCGAGTCTGCCGAACTCAAGGAGATCACGTAG
- the rpmC gene encoding 50S ribosomal protein L29: protein MKIDEIRAFSAEEIRKQLVAANREFMELRFKLATKQLVNHRQIPAVKKKAARLQTVLRERTLGIR, encoded by the coding sequence ATGAAAATCGATGAGATAAGGGCTTTTTCAGCCGAAGAGATCAGAAAGCAGCTTGTTGCCGCTAACCGCGAGTTCATGGAACTGCGCTTCAAGCTGGCAACGAAGCAGCTGGTCAACCACAGGCAGATTCCGGCAGTCAAAAAGAAAGCGGCCCGTTTGCAGACGGTTTTACGCGAACGAACCCTGGGCATAAGGTAG
- the rplP gene encoding 50S ribosomal protein L16: MQQPKRVKYRKAHKGHRHGEAQAGNRVDFGDYGLQATSTAWVTARQIEAARRAMTRYIKRGGKVWIRIFPDHPVTAKPAETRMGSGKGAPDHWIAVVKRGRMLFEMGGVDETVAREAMRLAAYKLPLQSKFVLKEGAATVSAAEEKA, translated from the coding sequence ATGCAGCAACCTAAACGAGTAAAATACCGAAAAGCCCATAAAGGGCACCGCCACGGCGAAGCTCAGGCCGGCAACCGCGTCGATTTCGGCGACTATGGATTGCAGGCGACATCTACCGCCTGGGTTACGGCAAGGCAGATCGAAGCCGCCCGGCGCGCCATGACGCGATATATCAAGCGCGGCGGCAAAGTGTGGATCAGGATTTTCCCCGACCATCCGGTAACCGCCAAACCGGCTGAAACCCGCATGGGTTCAGGGAAGGGGGCGCCGGATCACTGGATAGCCGTGGTTAAACGCGGCCGCATGCTGTTTGAAATGGGCGGCGTCGATGAGACAGTCGCCCGCGAGGCGATGCGGCTTGCAGCCTACAAATTGCCGCTGCAAAGCAAGTTCGTGCTCAAAGAAGGCGCCGCAACGGTTTCGGCCGCCGAGGAGAAGGCGTAG
- the rpsC gene encoding 30S ribosomal protein S3: protein MGRKVHPYAFRIGAIKGWNAKWFAEKDFSASLLEDLKLRKGIKQKYTDAGISNIEIERQANKVAVTVATSRPGIVIGRGGQRVDEMRKFLEELAGKRIQLNIHEIGQPELDAFLVARSVADQMEKRIAYRRAMKQAMFRTRQAGARGIKIACAGRLGGVEIARREVMHDGRVPLHTIRADIDYGFAEARTALGRIGVKVWIYRGDILPETKPENEDLSAAEMTPPATEAAAAVTEAAKPVEQVKPRTRKKADETVAPAAATSTAAVTEDKPKRTTARRAQTNTEET from the coding sequence ATGGGACGCAAGGTACATCCGTACGCTTTCCGTATTGGGGCGATCAAAGGCTGGAACGCCAAATGGTTCGCTGAAAAAGATTTTTCGGCCAGCCTGTTGGAAGATTTGAAACTGCGTAAAGGCATCAAACAGAAATATACGGACGCCGGCATCTCAAATATTGAGATCGAACGCCAGGCCAATAAGGTGGCGGTAACGGTCGCCACTTCGCGCCCTGGCATCGTGATCGGCCGCGGCGGCCAGCGCGTTGATGAGATGCGGAAATTTCTGGAAGAACTGGCCGGCAAGCGGATCCAACTCAATATTCATGAGATCGGGCAACCGGAACTGGATGCTTTTCTGGTAGCCCGCTCCGTGGCTGACCAAATGGAAAAGCGTATTGCTTACCGGCGCGCCATGAAGCAGGCGATGTTCCGCACCCGCCAGGCAGGCGCCCGCGGCATCAAGATTGCTTGCGCCGGCCGGTTGGGCGGGGTTGAAATCGCCAGGCGCGAGGTCATGCATGACGGACGGGTACCCCTGCATACCATCCGGGCGGACATTGACTACGGATTTGCTGAAGCCAGAACCGCTCTTGGGCGCATCGGCGTCAAGGTTTGGATCTACCGCGGCGATATTTTGCCCGAGACCAAGCCAGAGAACGAGGACTTAAGCGCAGCAGAGATGACACCACCGGCGACTGAAGCTGCGGCTGCTGTTACAGAAGCCGCCAAGCCGGTTGAACAGGTCAAGCCGCGCACCCGGAAGAAAGCGGACGAAACAGTCGCCCCGGCCGCTGCCACCTCGACCGCAGCGGTCACCGAAGACAAACCAAAGCGGACTACCGCCCGCCGCGCTCAAACGAACACTGAAGAGACCTAG
- the rplV gene encoding 50S ribosomal protein L22, whose amino-acid sequence MQVKAVSKNTGVPASKVRLYLDLVRGKKVAEALAILRFALSPAAVHVAKTVKSAAASAENNFQMEPDALKIVKIFADGAPMMKRHKARSRGRVSPILKRSSHITVIVGDQEV is encoded by the coding sequence ATGCAGGTTAAAGCAGTGTCAAAAAACACCGGGGTACCAGCCAGCAAGGTCAGGCTGTATCTTGACCTAGTGCGCGGCAAGAAAGTGGCCGAAGCTCTGGCGATATTGCGTTTTGCTTTGTCTCCGGCGGCGGTTCATGTCGCCAAGACCGTCAAATCAGCCGCCGCTTCAGCCGAAAACAACTTTCAGATGGAACCGGACGCACTTAAAATCGTCAAGATATTTGCCGACGGAGCGCCAATGATGAAACGCCATAAAGCGCGCTCCCGCGGCAGAGTCTCGCCGATACTGAAAAGATCGAGCCACATCACCGTCATCGTCGGTGACCAGGAGGTTTAA
- the rpsS gene encoding 30S ribosomal protein S19, which yields MSRSVKKGPAVHPKLMKKVEAANRSGKKVLIKTWARWSTILPDMVGMNIGVHDGRRHVPVFVTENMVGHKLGEFAPTRTFRGHGGGKAEAAAKK from the coding sequence ATGTCTCGATCAGTTAAAAAAGGGCCGGCAGTACACCCTAAATTAATGAAAAAAGTTGAAGCGGCCAATCGCTCCGGGAAAAAGGTTCTTATTAAGACCTGGGCGCGCTGGTCGACGATCCTGCCCGACATGGTGGGCATGAACATCGGCGTTCATGACGGCCGGCGACACGTGCCGGTGTTCGTGACCGAGAACATGGTCGGTCACAAGCTGGGTGAGTTTGCTCCTACCCGGACTTTCCGCGGCCACGGCGGCGGCAAGGCCGAGGCGGCTGCCAAAAAATAA
- the rplB gene encoding 50S ribosomal protein L2, whose amino-acid sequence MALKSYQPTSAGRRHQTGYTFEEITKSRPEKSLTKCVKQDAGRNNQGKLSVRHRGGGARKIIRILDFKRDKIGIPGKIAAIEYDPHRSARIALVFYIDGEKRYILAPQGLKVGETILTAPEAELKPGNCLPLRSMPSGTLVHNLELEPGRGGKLVRSAGAAAQLMAKEGDYALIRLPSGEMRRIRIDCYATVGAVGNEEHQTLSIGKAGRRRNMGWRPQVRGSAMTPRDHPHGGGEGRTPIGMPGPKTPWGKPALGFKTRQSKPSDKLIVKRRK is encoded by the coding sequence ATGGCACTTAAATCATACCAACCAACCTCCGCCGGGCGGCGCCACCAGACTGGTTATACTTTTGAGGAAATAACCAAGAGCCGGCCGGAGAAATCGCTGACAAAATGCGTCAAGCAGGATGCCGGACGCAATAATCAGGGCAAACTTTCGGTAAGACACCGCGGCGGCGGCGCGCGCAAGATCATCCGCATCCTTGATTTCAAACGCGATAAGATTGGGATTCCGGGTAAAATAGCCGCTATCGAGTATGACCCGCACCGCTCGGCGCGCATTGCCCTGGTGTTTTATATCGACGGTGAAAAACGCTACATCCTGGCCCCCCAGGGCTTGAAAGTGGGCGAGACCATTCTCACCGCTCCCGAAGCAGAACTCAAGCCAGGCAACTGCCTGCCGCTGCGCTCCATGCCCTCCGGCACGCTGGTCCATAATCTTGAACTTGAGCCCGGCCGCGGCGGCAAACTGGTGCGTTCCGCCGGGGCGGCAGCCCAACTCATGGCCAAAGAAGGCGATTACGCCTTAATCCGCCTGCCGTCCGGCGAGATGCGGCGGATCCGTATCGACTGCTACGCCACTGTGGGTGCCGTCGGTAACGAAGAGCACCAGACTTTATCAATCGGCAAGGCTGGTCGCCGGCGCAATATGGGCTGGCGGCCTCAGGTACGCGGCTCGGCGATGACGCCCAGGGACCATCCCCACGGCGGCGGTGAAGGCCGGACTCCCATCGGCATGCCGGGACCGAAGACCCCCTGGGGCAAACCCGCCCTGGGCTTCAAGACGCGCCAGTCTAAGCCCTCGGACAAGCTCATCGTTAAAAGGCGTAAATAA
- a CDS encoding 50S ribosomal protein L23, protein MQIFDVLRKPLITEKNARLQATGKYAFEVAAEATKPQIKTAVEAAYKVTVTGVNVIMVKGKMKRMGRGLFRTPDWKKALVTLKAGDKIELFEGV, encoded by the coding sequence ATGCAGATATTCGATGTTTTACGCAAACCCCTGATTACCGAGAAAAACGCCCGCCTGCAGGCAACCGGCAAATACGCCTTTGAAGTTGCGGCGGAAGCGACCAAACCGCAGATAAAAACAGCGGTTGAAGCGGCCTACAAGGTTACGGTGACAGGAGTCAATGTCATCATGGTTAAGGGCAAAATGAAGCGGATGGGCCGGGGATTGTTCCGGACTCCGGACTGGAAAAAAGCCCTGGTTACATTGAAAGCCGGCGATAAGATCGAGCTCTTTGAAGGGGTCTAA
- the rplD gene encoding 50S ribosomal protein L4: MEIPVYSMQGKVVKNLSVSESVFGVPMNDAVVHQALVALQANARQGTSSTKTRSEVAGSTKKLFRQKGTGEARAGSAKSNLRPGGGIVFGPKPRDYSKGLPKKVRQLAIRCLLSDKAASGGLKVIDAISLDPPKTRDMASALAALECTTSTMVATAGVDNNVILSARNLAGVKTTPADLLNVVDLLKYDKLVLTEEALQVVEKIWGDRSS; this comes from the coding sequence ATGGAAATACCCGTCTATAGTATGCAGGGCAAGGTAGTTAAAAACCTTTCGGTCAGCGAGTCGGTGTTCGGCGTGCCGATGAACGACGCGGTAGTGCATCAGGCGCTGGTGGCGCTGCAGGCCAACGCACGTCAGGGTACTTCATCGACCAAGACCCGGTCCGAAGTCGCGGGTTCAACCAAGAAATTATTCCGCCAGAAGGGCACCGGCGAAGCTCGTGCCGGCTCGGCTAAAAGCAACCTGCGGCCAGGCGGCGGCATCGTTTTCGGCCCCAAGCCGCGCGACTATTCAAAAGGGCTGCCGAAAAAGGTCAGGCAGCTGGCTATACGCTGCCTGCTGTCGGATAAAGCGGCCAGCGGCGGACTTAAAGTAATCGATGCCATTTCCCTTGATCCACCGAAGACGCGCGACATGGCCAGCGCCCTGGCGGCTCTTGAGTGCACCACCTCCACCATGGTAGCCACCGCCGGCGTCGATAATAACGTTATCTTATCGGCGCGCAATCTCGCCGGGGTCAAGACGACACCCGCCGATTTGCTGAATGTCGTAGATTTGCTGAAATACGATAAACTCGTGCTCACTGAAGAGGCTCTTCAGGTTGTTGAAAAGATCTGGGGCGACCGGTCCAGCTAA
- the rplC gene encoding 50S ribosomal protein L3, translating into MINGIIGKKLGMTQVYSASGKVEPVTVLEVGPCTVTQVKTLENDGYVAAQLGFGTAKRLAKAEKGHTKDTGEFRHLREFRLEDVSGVEVGSKVDASLFSDGELIDVTGISKGHGFAGGVKRHGFHGGPKTHGQSDRHRAPGSIGSTTTPGRVYKGTRMAGHMGHDQVTVRCLKVVKADTEKNLLLVRGAVPGGKNGLIIVKKSKKSS; encoded by the coding sequence ATGATAAATGGAATTATCGGCAAAAAATTAGGCATGACTCAGGTCTACAGCGCCAGCGGCAAAGTAGAACCGGTGACGGTTCTCGAGGTCGGCCCGTGTACTGTAACCCAGGTCAAGACCCTGGAAAATGACGGCTATGTCGCCGCCCAGCTTGGTTTCGGCACCGCTAAGAGGCTTGCCAAAGCAGAGAAGGGCCATACCAAAGACACCGGCGAGTTTCGCCACCTGAGGGAGTTCCGCCTGGAAGATGTATCCGGCGTCGAAGTCGGCAGTAAGGTAGACGCCAGTTTATTTTCCGACGGCGAACTGATTGACGTCACCGGCATTTCCAAAGGCCACGGGTTTGCGGGCGGCGTCAAGCGGCATGGTTTTCACGGCGGCCCGAAAACCCACGGCCAGTCAGACCGCCATCGCGCGCCGGGCTCTATCGGCTCGACCACCACGCCGGGCCGGGTTTACAAGGGCACCCGAATGGCCGGCCACATGGGACACGATCAAGTCACGGTGCGCTGTCTTAAGGTGGTCAAGGCGGATACCGAGAAGAACCTGCTTCTGGTACGCGGCGCCGTTCCCGGCGGTAAGAACGGCTTGATAATCGTAAAAAAATCTAAGAAGAGTAGCTAA
- the rpsJ gene encoding 30S ribosomal protein S10 has protein sequence MGKQKIRIKLKGFDHKVLDQSAQQIVEALERTGAVISGPVPLPTQIKKYSVIRASFIDKDSQEQFEVRTHKRLIDIVETTSKTIDSLTSLNMPAGVSIDIKL, from the coding sequence ATGGGTAAACAAAAAATCCGCATCAAGCTAAAGGGTTTCGATCACAAGGTGCTCGATCAGTCGGCACAGCAGATCGTAGAAGCCCTGGAACGCACCGGGGCAGTTATTTCCGGCCCCGTGCCGCTGCCGACCCAGATAAAAAAATACTCGGTTATCCGGGCGTCCTTCATCGATAAGGATTCGCAGGAGCAGTTCGAGGTTCGCACCCATAAACGCCTGATTGACATCGTGGAGACTACCTCGAAGACTATCGACTCCCTGACCAGTCTCAATATGCCGGCCGGGGTCAGCATCGACATCAAGCTATAA
- the fusA gene encoding elongation factor G — MNQQDRNLELNKTRNIGIIAHIDAGKTTTTERVLYFTGRTYKIGNVDDGNTVMDWMQQERERGITITSAATACHWRDYRINIIDTPGHVDFTAEVERSLRVLDGGVVVFDGVAGVEAQSETVWRQANRYGVPRICFINKMDRTGADFNRCLKMIEDRLKARHIAVTLPIGSGDSFGGVIDLIKLKAYSADGDQNTPEPIEIPIPTSEKERVEAARHQMIEKLAELDDEVMCAYLDGSDLSTDQIIAGLRRVTLGNKGIPVLCGSSFRQKGVKLLLDAVVNFLPSPLDTPPVVGIDTRTQAEVSRPVSDDAPFAALAFKVVSDPFVGRLVYLRVYSGTVDAGAGVMNTTRDQKERIGRLLVMHANAREEITKAETGSIIASLGLKSTFTGDTLCDPAHPVLLENIKFPEPVVSISIEPKTRADQDKMVDALQKLADEDPTFKVTYNEETGQNIIAGMGELHLDVLVSRMFTEHKVAAKVGQPRVAYRETITAPARADGRFVRQSGGRGQYGHVKIDIEPNTESTAVEVVDDIRGGTVPKNFVKAAAEGIKEAAATGVFAGYPMVGVKVSIFDGSYHDVDSNEMAFKTAGSMALKAAAAKANPVLLEPIMKMEVMTPEEYMGDIIGDLNSRRGHIVSIEPRGETTMIHAYVPLAETFGYTTTIRGISKGRATSSMEFYKYQELPANIAKTVMESAAVAK; from the coding sequence ATGAATCAACAAGATCGAAACCTGGAACTGAATAAAACCCGCAATATCGGCATCATCGCTCATATCGATGCCGGCAAAACGACCACCACCGAACGGGTGCTGTATTTCACCGGCCGTACCTACAAAATAGGCAATGTCGATGACGGCAATACGGTCATGGACTGGATGCAGCAGGAGCGCGAGCGGGGTATCACCATTACCTCCGCCGCTACGGCGTGCCATTGGCGCGATTACCGTATCAATATCATTGATACTCCCGGCCACGTAGATTTCACCGCCGAAGTTGAGCGGTCGCTCCGCGTCCTGGACGGCGGAGTGGTTGTCTTTGACGGTGTGGCCGGCGTGGAAGCCCAATCCGAGACGGTATGGCGGCAGGCTAACCGTTACGGCGTGCCCCGTATCTGTTTTATCAATAAGATGGACCGCACCGGCGCCGATTTCAACCGGTGCCTCAAGATGATTGAAGACCGGCTCAAAGCCCGGCACATCGCCGTCACGCTGCCGATCGGCAGCGGCGACAGTTTCGGCGGCGTCATCGATCTGATCAAACTCAAAGCCTACAGCGCCGATGGGGATCAAAATACTCCCGAGCCGATCGAAATCCCGATCCCGACGTCCGAAAAGGAGCGCGTTGAGGCCGCCCGCCACCAGATGATTGAGAAGCTGGCCGAACTTGACGACGAGGTGATGTGCGCCTATCTGGACGGCAGTGACCTCTCGACCGACCAAATTATCGCCGGTTTAAGGCGGGTGACCCTGGGCAACAAAGGGATCCCCGTGTTATGCGGCTCATCCTTCCGCCAAAAAGGCGTCAAGCTGCTGCTGGACGCGGTGGTCAACTTCCTACCTTCCCCGTTGGATACGCCTCCGGTTGTGGGCATCGATACCCGGACTCAGGCTGAAGTCTCCAGGCCGGTCAGTGATGACGCGCCTTTTGCCGCCCTGGCTTTCAAGGTCGTTTCCGATCCTTTTGTCGGCCGCCTGGTGTATCTGAGAGTGTATTCAGGCACGGTGGACGCCGGCGCCGGGGTAATGAACACCACCCGGGACCAAAAAGAACGCATCGGCCGGTTGCTGGTGATGCACGCCAACGCCCGGGAAGAAATCACCAAAGCCGAAACCGGCAGTATTATCGCTTCACTGGGTCTCAAGAGCACCTTCACCGGCGATACCCTGTGCGACCCGGCTCATCCGGTGCTGCTTGAAAATATCAAATTCCCTGAACCGGTGGTGTCCATTTCCATCGAGCCCAAGACCCGCGCCGACCAGGATAAAATGGTGGACGCGCTGCAGAAGCTGGCTGATGAAGACCCGACCTTCAAGGTCACTTATAACGAAGAAACCGGTCAAAATATCATTGCCGGCATGGGTGAACTTCATCTGGACGTGTTAGTCAGCCGCATGTTCACCGAACACAAGGTGGCGGCTAAAGTGGGGCAGCCGCGGGTTGCTTACCGCGAGACGATCACCGCGCCGGCCCGGGCCGACGGCCGGTTTGTCCGGCAATCGGGCGGCCGCGGCCAGTACGGCCATGTCAAAATCGATATTGAACCCAACACCGAGTCGACCGCCGTTGAGGTCGTTGATGACATCCGCGGCGGCACGGTGCCCAAGAACTTTGTCAAGGCGGCGGCCGAGGGTATTAAAGAAGCCGCGGCCACCGGCGTTTTCGCCGGTTACCCGATGGTCGGGGTCAAGGTATCCATTTTTGACGGCAGCTATCATGACGTCGACTCCAACGAAATGGCCTTCAAGACGGCCGGTTCCATGGCGCTCAAAGCCGCGGCTGCCAAAGCCAATCCGGTGTTGCTTGAGCCCATCATGAAGATGGAAGTCATGACGCCCGAGGAATACATGGGCGATATTATCGGCGACCTGAACTCCCGGCGCGGCCATATCGTTTCCATTGAGCCAAGGGGGGAGACGACGATGATTCATGCTTACGTGCCGCTGGCGGAAACGTTTGGTTATACCACCACTATCCGGGGCATCTCAAAGGGTCGCGCCACCTCGTCGATGGAATTCTATAAATATCAGGAACTGCCGGCCAACATCGCCAAGACGGTGATGGAGTCAGCGGCCGTCGCGAAATAG
- the rpsG gene encoding 30S ribosomal protein S7: MGRRSSGIRHPALPDAKYNSVIVSKFINRIMYAGKQSTAERVIYDAMEIMAAQDGKDAVTLVEQAVKNATPMVEVKARRVGGANYQVPVEVRPDRAFSLALRWLTKAARSRSGKSMAEKLSAELSDAAKGLGAAVKKREETHKMAEANRAFAHYRW, encoded by the coding sequence ATGGGACGACGCAGTTCAGGTATCAGGCACCCGGCACTTCCCGATGCCAAGTATAACAGTGTCATCGTATCCAAATTCATCAACCGCATCATGTATGCCGGCAAACAGAGCACTGCCGAACGGGTGATTTATGATGCCATGGAGATCATGGCAGCCCAGGACGGCAAGGATGCGGTGACGCTGGTGGAACAGGCGGTAAAAAATGCCACCCCGATGGTAGAAGTCAAAGCCCGCCGGGTGGGCGGCGCGAACTACCAGGTGCCGGTTGAGGTCCGCCCTGACCGCGCTTTCTCACTGGCCTTGCGCTGGTTGACCAAAGCCGCCCGCAGCCGGTCCGGCAAATCTATGGCCGAGAAGCTGTCAGCCGAATTGTCCGACGCCGCCAAGGGTTTAGGCGCCGCAGTCAAAAAGAGAGAAGAAACGCACAAAATGGCCGAGGCGAACCGCGCTTTTGCCCATTACCGCTGGTAG
- the rpsL gene encoding 30S ribosomal protein S12 has translation MPTVNQLIRKGRHKLAKKAKTPALHYNFNSLKNRTSYGAGSPQKRGVCLQVKTTTPKKPNSALRKIARVRLSNHMEVTAYIPGEGHNLQEHSVVLIRGGRVPDLPGVRYHIVRGTLDTAGVANRKQGRSKYGAKVAKAAAKK, from the coding sequence ATGCCGACAGTGAATCAGTTAATCAGAAAAGGGCGCCATAAGCTGGCCAAAAAAGCCAAGACTCCGGCGCTGCATTATAATTTCAATTCGCTCAAGAACCGCACGTCGTACGGCGCCGGTTCGCCGCAGAAGCGCGGCGTATGTCTTCAGGTGAAGACGACAACCCCCAAGAAACCGAACTCCGCGCTGCGGAAGATCGCCCGCGTCCGTTTATCGAACCACATGGAAGTAACGGCTTACATCCCGGGCGAGGGGCACAATCTCCAGGAGCACTCCGTCGTTTTGATCCGCGGCGGCCGGGTACCCGATTTACCGGGCGTCCGCTACCATATCGTCAGGGGTACTCTGGATACCGCCGGCGTGGCCAACCGCAAGCAAGGCCGCTCCAAGTACGGCGCCAAAGTAGCCAAAGCCGCAGCAAAAAAATAG
- the bfr gene encoding bacterioferritin, producing MKGDPQIIATLNSLLADELTAINQYMVHSEMCDNWNYGKLHKSIEKRAIVEMKHAEKLIGRILFLEGIPIVSDYRKVYIGADVPKMFENDRMAEVGAVKSYNAAVKQAGDLGDFATRDILQAILNDEDGHLDEIEGVQDQISQMGLQIFLSTRTEV from the coding sequence ATGAAAGGCGATCCCCAGATCATTGCGACCCTCAATTCCCTGCTGGCTGACGAGCTGACCGCCATCAACCAGTACATGGTCCATTCGGAGATGTGCGACAATTGGAATTACGGCAAACTCCACAAATCCATCGAGAAGCGCGCCATCGTCGAGATGAAACACGCCGAGAAGCTTATCGGCCGCATCCTGTTCCTCGAGGGCATCCCCATCGTCTCGGATTACCGCAAAGTCTATATCGGCGCCGACGTGCCCAAGATGTTCGAGAACGACCGCATGGCTGAAGTCGGCGCCGTCAAGTCATACAACGCCGCCGTCAAACAGGCCGGGGACCTCGGCGACTTCGCGACTCGCGATATCCTCCAGGCTATCCTTAATGATGAAGACGGTCACCTTGACGAAATAGAGGGGGTGCAGGACCAGATCTCACAGATGGGCCTTCAGATTTTCCTGTCCACCCGCACCGAAGTATAA